Proteins from one Scleropages formosus chromosome 14, fSclFor1.1, whole genome shotgun sequence genomic window:
- the LOC108920441 gene encoding charged multivesicular body protein 2b-like, translated as MASLFKKKTVDDIIKEQNKELRSTQRQITRDRAMLEKQEKQMELEIKKMAKTGNREACKILAKQLVQLRKQKNRTYAVSSKVTSMSTQTKVMNSQMKMAGAMSSTAKTMQAVNKKMDPQKTLQTMQEFQKENFRMEMTEELINNTLDEIFDESGDEEESQDIVNQVLDEIGIEISGKMASAPSAGSGLPAASTSRARPISDEEIERQLKALGVD; from the exons ATGGCTTCCCTGTTCAAGAAGAAGACGGTAGACG ATATCATAAAGGAGCAGAACAAAGAGCTGAGAAGCACACAGAGACAGATCACGAGGGATCGAGCCATGCTGGAGAAACAGGAGAAGCAAATG GAGCTGGAGATCAAGAAAATGGCCAAGACGGGAAATAGGGAAGCCTGCAAGATCCTGGCCAAGCAGCTGGTCCAGCTCAGGAAGCAGAAGAACCGTACCTATGCCGTCAGCTCCAAGGTCACGTCCATGTCTACGCAGACAAAGGTGATGAACTCTCAGATGAAGATGGCAGGAGCCATGTCTTCCACGGCCAAA ACCATGCAGGCGGTCAATAAGAAGATGGACCCGCAGAAGACCTTGCAGACGATGCAGGAGTTCCAGAAGGAGAACTTTCGGATGGAGATGACGGAGGAATTGA TCAACAACACCTTGGATGAGATCTTCGATGAATCCGGCGATGAGGAGGAGTCTCAGGACATCGTGAACCAGGTGCTGGATGAGATCGGCATTGAGATTTCAGGAAAG ATGGCAAGTGCACCCTCTGCTGGAAGCGGCCTGCCTGCCGCCTCCACATCCAGAGCTCGGCCCATCTCAGATGAGGAAATCGAGAGACAGCTCAAAGCCCTCGGGGTGGACTAA